One Homo sapiens chromosome 3, GRCh38.p14 Primary Assembly genomic window carries:
- the EXOSC7 gene encoding exosome complex component RRP42 isoform X2 codes for MASSSASATPEFEGRGGDDLGTEIANTLYRIFNNKSSVDLKTLCISPREHCWVLYVDVLLLECGGNLFDAISIAVKAALFNTRIPRVRVLEDEEGSKDIELSDDPYDCIRLSVENVPCIVTLCKIGYRHVVDATLQEEACSLASLLVSVTSKGVVTCMRKVGKGSLDPESIFEMMETGKRVGKVLHASLQSVVHKEESLGPKRQKVGFLG; via the exons TTCAGCCAGTGCTACCCCTGAATTTGAAGGTAGAGGAGGTGATGACCTTGGCACCGAGATCGCTAACACCCTCTATCGGATATTTAACAATAAAAGCAGTGTCGACTTAAAGACCCTCTGCATTAGTCCTCGGGAGCACTGCTGGGTTCTCTATGTGGATGTGCTG CTTCTGGAATGTGGTGGAAATTTGTTTGATGCCATTTCCATTGCTGTAAAGGCTGCTCTCTTCAATACAAG GATACCAAGGGTTCGAGTTTTGGAGGATGAAGAGGGGTCGAAGGACATTGAATTGTCAGATGACCCTTATGACTGCATACGACTAAGTGTGGAGAATGTCCCCTGCATTGTCACTCTGTGCAAG ATTGGCTATCGGCATGTGGTGGATGCTACTCTTCAGGAGGAGGCCTGCTCGCTGGCCAGCTTGCTGGTGTCGGTGACCAGCAAGGGAGTTGTGACGTGCATGAGGAAAGTGGGGAAGGGCAGCCTGGACCCAGAGAGCATCTTCGAGATGATGGAG ACTGGCAAGCGTGTGGGCAAGGTACTGCATGCCTCCTTGCAGAGTGTTGTGCACAAGGAAGAAAGCCTGGGGCCCAAGAGACAGAAAGTTGGATTCCTGGGATGA